One region of Rana temporaria chromosome 11, aRanTem1.1, whole genome shotgun sequence genomic DNA includes:
- the BTBD10 gene encoding BTB/POZ domain-containing protein 10 isoform X2, with protein MHGDADLAYTAVLSDVSRFLCALMSKVFQCVSASTLLLRTKPRSVGRTSSLSPAVHGQSPCIVHRGGWSPTGAGHRLQMRRPNPSAGRSLLKRGVSTPSRGARSGSSHTKMSLHGASGGHERSRDRRRSSDRSRDSSHERGESQLTPCIRNVTSPTRQHQSDREKEYCSSRPSSPRPQKISPNGSSSSVGMSSRNSSQSSSEGICKTAGEMVFVYDTVKEGARSIRTSERVTLIVDNTRFVVDPAIFTAQPNTMLGRMFGSGREHNFTRPNDKGEFEVAEGISSTVFRAILDYYKTGIIRCPDGISIPELREACDYLCISFEYSTIKCRDLSALMHELSNDGARRQFEFYLEEMILPLMVASAQSGERECHIVVLTDDDVVDWDEEYPPQMGEEYSQIIYSTKLYRFFKYIENRDVAKSVLKERGLKKIRLGIEGYPTYKEKVKKRPGGRPEVIYNYVQRPFIRMSWEKEEGKSRHVDFQCVKSKSITNLAAAAADIPQDQLVVMHPTPQVDELDILPNQPTPGNNDTDPDGQNSTL; from the exons CACTCTCCTCCTCCGCACAAAGCCCCGGTCTGTGGGCAGGACCTCTTCATTATCACCTGCAGTACACGGACAATCACCCTGTATAGTACACAGAGGAGGCTGGAGCCCCACCGGAGCTGGTCACAGATTACAGATGAGGAGGCCCAATCCCAGCGCTGGAAGGAGCCTTCTGAAGCGAGGAGTAAG CACTCCATCGCGTGGTGCAAGATCTGGAAGCAGCCACACAAAGATGAGTCTCCATGGTGCCAGCGGCGGTCACGAGCGATCACGGGACAGAAGGCGATCGAGTGACCGGTCTCGGGATTCATCCCacgagagaggagagagccagCTGACCCCGTGCATCCGAAATGTTACCTCGCCCACGCGGCAGCATCAGAGCG atCGAGAGAAGGAATATTGTTCCTCCCGGCCGAGCAGTCCCCGCCCTCAGAAAATCTCACCGAACGGTTCCAGTAGTAGTGTCGGAATGAGTAGCCGGAACAGTAGCCAGTCCAGTTCAGAAGGGATCTGTAAGACCGCTGGGGAGATGGTGTTTGTTTACGATACGGTGAAAGAAGGCGCTCGGAGCATACGCACCTCCGAGAGGGTCACGCTCATAGTCGACAACACCAGATTTGTTGTCGATCCGGCTATTTTCACGGCGCAGCCAAACACAATGTTGGGCAG GATGTTTGGATCCGGCAGAGAACATAATTTCACTCGTCCCAATGACAAAGGAGAGTTTGAAGTGGCAGAAGGAATCAGCTCCACTGTGTTCCGGGCGATCCTG GATTACTACAAGACGGGGATAATTCGTTGCCCAGACGGAATATCCATCCCAGAGCTCAGAGAGGCCTGTGACTATCTGTGTATCTCCTTTGAATATAGCACTATCAAATGTAGAGACCTCA GTGCTCTGATGCACGAGCTGTCCAATGACGGGGCCCGAAGGCAGTTTGAGTTTTATCTGGAGGAGATGATCCTTCCGCTGATGGTGGCCAGCGCTCAGAGCGGGGAGCGGGAGTGCCATATTGTGGTTCTGACGGATGACGACGTGGTGGACTGGGATGAAGAGTACCCTCCGCAGATGGGAGAAGAGTATTCTCAGA tCATTTACAGCACCAAGTTGTACCGATTCTTTAAGTACATTGAGAACCGAGACGTGGCCAAGTCTGTCCTGAAGGAGCGAGGTCTCAAGAAAATCCGGCTGGGGATCGAAG GTTACCCGACATACAAGGAGAAGGTGAAGAAGAGGCCTGGAGGGCGGCCTGAGGTCATCTACAACTATGTCCAGCGGCCCTTCATCCGGATGTCCTGGGAGAAGGAGGAAGGGAAGAGCAGACACGTGGACTTTCAGTGCGTCAAAAGCAAATCCATCACAAACCTGGCCGCGGCGGCCGCCGACATCCCCCAGGACCAGCTGGTGGTCATGCACCCGACGCCGCAAGTAGATGAACTGGACATCCTGCCCAATCAACCCACACCGGGTAACAATGACACCGACCCAGACGGGCAGAACTCCACGTTATAA
- the BTBD10 gene encoding BTB/POZ domain-containing protein 10 isoform X1 — protein sequence MAGRSHPYDSNSSDPENWDRKLCNRPRKLYKHSSTLLLRTKPRSVGRTSSLSPAVHGQSPCIVHRGGWSPTGAGHRLQMRRPNPSAGRSLLKRGVSTPSRGARSGSSHTKMSLHGASGGHERSRDRRRSSDRSRDSSHERGESQLTPCIRNVTSPTRQHQSDREKEYCSSRPSSPRPQKISPNGSSSSVGMSSRNSSQSSSEGICKTAGEMVFVYDTVKEGARSIRTSERVTLIVDNTRFVVDPAIFTAQPNTMLGRMFGSGREHNFTRPNDKGEFEVAEGISSTVFRAILDYYKTGIIRCPDGISIPELREACDYLCISFEYSTIKCRDLSALMHELSNDGARRQFEFYLEEMILPLMVASAQSGERECHIVVLTDDDVVDWDEEYPPQMGEEYSQIIYSTKLYRFFKYIENRDVAKSVLKERGLKKIRLGIEGYPTYKEKVKKRPGGRPEVIYNYVQRPFIRMSWEKEEGKSRHVDFQCVKSKSITNLAAAAADIPQDQLVVMHPTPQVDELDILPNQPTPGNNDTDPDGQNSTL from the exons CACTCTCCTCCTCCGCACAAAGCCCCGGTCTGTGGGCAGGACCTCTTCATTATCACCTGCAGTACACGGACAATCACCCTGTATAGTACACAGAGGAGGCTGGAGCCCCACCGGAGCTGGTCACAGATTACAGATGAGGAGGCCCAATCCCAGCGCTGGAAGGAGCCTTCTGAAGCGAGGAGTAAG CACTCCATCGCGTGGTGCAAGATCTGGAAGCAGCCACACAAAGATGAGTCTCCATGGTGCCAGCGGCGGTCACGAGCGATCACGGGACAGAAGGCGATCGAGTGACCGGTCTCGGGATTCATCCCacgagagaggagagagccagCTGACCCCGTGCATCCGAAATGTTACCTCGCCCACGCGGCAGCATCAGAGCG atCGAGAGAAGGAATATTGTTCCTCCCGGCCGAGCAGTCCCCGCCCTCAGAAAATCTCACCGAACGGTTCCAGTAGTAGTGTCGGAATGAGTAGCCGGAACAGTAGCCAGTCCAGTTCAGAAGGGATCTGTAAGACCGCTGGGGAGATGGTGTTTGTTTACGATACGGTGAAAGAAGGCGCTCGGAGCATACGCACCTCCGAGAGGGTCACGCTCATAGTCGACAACACCAGATTTGTTGTCGATCCGGCTATTTTCACGGCGCAGCCAAACACAATGTTGGGCAG GATGTTTGGATCCGGCAGAGAACATAATTTCACTCGTCCCAATGACAAAGGAGAGTTTGAAGTGGCAGAAGGAATCAGCTCCACTGTGTTCCGGGCGATCCTG GATTACTACAAGACGGGGATAATTCGTTGCCCAGACGGAATATCCATCCCAGAGCTCAGAGAGGCCTGTGACTATCTGTGTATCTCCTTTGAATATAGCACTATCAAATGTAGAGACCTCA GTGCTCTGATGCACGAGCTGTCCAATGACGGGGCCCGAAGGCAGTTTGAGTTTTATCTGGAGGAGATGATCCTTCCGCTGATGGTGGCCAGCGCTCAGAGCGGGGAGCGGGAGTGCCATATTGTGGTTCTGACGGATGACGACGTGGTGGACTGGGATGAAGAGTACCCTCCGCAGATGGGAGAAGAGTATTCTCAGA tCATTTACAGCACCAAGTTGTACCGATTCTTTAAGTACATTGAGAACCGAGACGTGGCCAAGTCTGTCCTGAAGGAGCGAGGTCTCAAGAAAATCCGGCTGGGGATCGAAG GTTACCCGACATACAAGGAGAAGGTGAAGAAGAGGCCTGGAGGGCGGCCTGAGGTCATCTACAACTATGTCCAGCGGCCCTTCATCCGGATGTCCTGGGAGAAGGAGGAAGGGAAGAGCAGACACGTGGACTTTCAGTGCGTCAAAAGCAAATCCATCACAAACCTGGCCGCGGCGGCCGCCGACATCCCCCAGGACCAGCTGGTGGTCATGCACCCGACGCCGCAAGTAGATGAACTGGACATCCTGCCCAATCAACCCACACCGGGTAACAATGACACCGACCCAGACGGGCAGAACTCCACGTTATAA
- the BTBD10 gene encoding BTB/POZ domain-containing protein 10 isoform X3, which produces MAGRSHPYDSNSSDPENWDRKLCNRPRKLYKHSSTPSRGARSGSSHTKMSLHGASGGHERSRDRRRSSDRSRDSSHERGESQLTPCIRNVTSPTRQHQSDREKEYCSSRPSSPRPQKISPNGSSSSVGMSSRNSSQSSSEGICKTAGEMVFVYDTVKEGARSIRTSERVTLIVDNTRFVVDPAIFTAQPNTMLGRMFGSGREHNFTRPNDKGEFEVAEGISSTVFRAILDYYKTGIIRCPDGISIPELREACDYLCISFEYSTIKCRDLSALMHELSNDGARRQFEFYLEEMILPLMVASAQSGERECHIVVLTDDDVVDWDEEYPPQMGEEYSQIIYSTKLYRFFKYIENRDVAKSVLKERGLKKIRLGIEGYPTYKEKVKKRPGGRPEVIYNYVQRPFIRMSWEKEEGKSRHVDFQCVKSKSITNLAAAAADIPQDQLVVMHPTPQVDELDILPNQPTPGNNDTDPDGQNSTL; this is translated from the exons CACTCCATCGCGTGGTGCAAGATCTGGAAGCAGCCACACAAAGATGAGTCTCCATGGTGCCAGCGGCGGTCACGAGCGATCACGGGACAGAAGGCGATCGAGTGACCGGTCTCGGGATTCATCCCacgagagaggagagagccagCTGACCCCGTGCATCCGAAATGTTACCTCGCCCACGCGGCAGCATCAGAGCG atCGAGAGAAGGAATATTGTTCCTCCCGGCCGAGCAGTCCCCGCCCTCAGAAAATCTCACCGAACGGTTCCAGTAGTAGTGTCGGAATGAGTAGCCGGAACAGTAGCCAGTCCAGTTCAGAAGGGATCTGTAAGACCGCTGGGGAGATGGTGTTTGTTTACGATACGGTGAAAGAAGGCGCTCGGAGCATACGCACCTCCGAGAGGGTCACGCTCATAGTCGACAACACCAGATTTGTTGTCGATCCGGCTATTTTCACGGCGCAGCCAAACACAATGTTGGGCAG GATGTTTGGATCCGGCAGAGAACATAATTTCACTCGTCCCAATGACAAAGGAGAGTTTGAAGTGGCAGAAGGAATCAGCTCCACTGTGTTCCGGGCGATCCTG GATTACTACAAGACGGGGATAATTCGTTGCCCAGACGGAATATCCATCCCAGAGCTCAGAGAGGCCTGTGACTATCTGTGTATCTCCTTTGAATATAGCACTATCAAATGTAGAGACCTCA GTGCTCTGATGCACGAGCTGTCCAATGACGGGGCCCGAAGGCAGTTTGAGTTTTATCTGGAGGAGATGATCCTTCCGCTGATGGTGGCCAGCGCTCAGAGCGGGGAGCGGGAGTGCCATATTGTGGTTCTGACGGATGACGACGTGGTGGACTGGGATGAAGAGTACCCTCCGCAGATGGGAGAAGAGTATTCTCAGA tCATTTACAGCACCAAGTTGTACCGATTCTTTAAGTACATTGAGAACCGAGACGTGGCCAAGTCTGTCCTGAAGGAGCGAGGTCTCAAGAAAATCCGGCTGGGGATCGAAG GTTACCCGACATACAAGGAGAAGGTGAAGAAGAGGCCTGGAGGGCGGCCTGAGGTCATCTACAACTATGTCCAGCGGCCCTTCATCCGGATGTCCTGGGAGAAGGAGGAAGGGAAGAGCAGACACGTGGACTTTCAGTGCGTCAAAAGCAAATCCATCACAAACCTGGCCGCGGCGGCCGCCGACATCCCCCAGGACCAGCTGGTGGTCATGCACCCGACGCCGCAAGTAGATGAACTGGACATCCTGCCCAATCAACCCACACCGGGTAACAATGACACCGACCCAGACGGGCAGAACTCCACGTTATAA
- the BTBD10 gene encoding BTB/POZ domain-containing protein 10 isoform X4: MHGDADLAYTAVLSDVSRFLCALMSKVFQCVSASTPSRGARSGSSHTKMSLHGASGGHERSRDRRRSSDRSRDSSHERGESQLTPCIRNVTSPTRQHQSDREKEYCSSRPSSPRPQKISPNGSSSSVGMSSRNSSQSSSEGICKTAGEMVFVYDTVKEGARSIRTSERVTLIVDNTRFVVDPAIFTAQPNTMLGRMFGSGREHNFTRPNDKGEFEVAEGISSTVFRAILDYYKTGIIRCPDGISIPELREACDYLCISFEYSTIKCRDLSALMHELSNDGARRQFEFYLEEMILPLMVASAQSGERECHIVVLTDDDVVDWDEEYPPQMGEEYSQIIYSTKLYRFFKYIENRDVAKSVLKERGLKKIRLGIEGYPTYKEKVKKRPGGRPEVIYNYVQRPFIRMSWEKEEGKSRHVDFQCVKSKSITNLAAAAADIPQDQLVVMHPTPQVDELDILPNQPTPGNNDTDPDGQNSTL, translated from the exons CACTCCATCGCGTGGTGCAAGATCTGGAAGCAGCCACACAAAGATGAGTCTCCATGGTGCCAGCGGCGGTCACGAGCGATCACGGGACAGAAGGCGATCGAGTGACCGGTCTCGGGATTCATCCCacgagagaggagagagccagCTGACCCCGTGCATCCGAAATGTTACCTCGCCCACGCGGCAGCATCAGAGCG atCGAGAGAAGGAATATTGTTCCTCCCGGCCGAGCAGTCCCCGCCCTCAGAAAATCTCACCGAACGGTTCCAGTAGTAGTGTCGGAATGAGTAGCCGGAACAGTAGCCAGTCCAGTTCAGAAGGGATCTGTAAGACCGCTGGGGAGATGGTGTTTGTTTACGATACGGTGAAAGAAGGCGCTCGGAGCATACGCACCTCCGAGAGGGTCACGCTCATAGTCGACAACACCAGATTTGTTGTCGATCCGGCTATTTTCACGGCGCAGCCAAACACAATGTTGGGCAG GATGTTTGGATCCGGCAGAGAACATAATTTCACTCGTCCCAATGACAAAGGAGAGTTTGAAGTGGCAGAAGGAATCAGCTCCACTGTGTTCCGGGCGATCCTG GATTACTACAAGACGGGGATAATTCGTTGCCCAGACGGAATATCCATCCCAGAGCTCAGAGAGGCCTGTGACTATCTGTGTATCTCCTTTGAATATAGCACTATCAAATGTAGAGACCTCA GTGCTCTGATGCACGAGCTGTCCAATGACGGGGCCCGAAGGCAGTTTGAGTTTTATCTGGAGGAGATGATCCTTCCGCTGATGGTGGCCAGCGCTCAGAGCGGGGAGCGGGAGTGCCATATTGTGGTTCTGACGGATGACGACGTGGTGGACTGGGATGAAGAGTACCCTCCGCAGATGGGAGAAGAGTATTCTCAGA tCATTTACAGCACCAAGTTGTACCGATTCTTTAAGTACATTGAGAACCGAGACGTGGCCAAGTCTGTCCTGAAGGAGCGAGGTCTCAAGAAAATCCGGCTGGGGATCGAAG GTTACCCGACATACAAGGAGAAGGTGAAGAAGAGGCCTGGAGGGCGGCCTGAGGTCATCTACAACTATGTCCAGCGGCCCTTCATCCGGATGTCCTGGGAGAAGGAGGAAGGGAAGAGCAGACACGTGGACTTTCAGTGCGTCAAAAGCAAATCCATCACAAACCTGGCCGCGGCGGCCGCCGACATCCCCCAGGACCAGCTGGTGGTCATGCACCCGACGCCGCAAGTAGATGAACTGGACATCCTGCCCAATCAACCCACACCGGGTAACAATGACACCGACCCAGACGGGCAGAACTCCACGTTATAA